A genome region from Arachidicoccus soli includes the following:
- a CDS encoding glycoside hydrolase family 31 protein, with translation MKKTVLIVLLAGIGSFVFLQKLRAQSNYKKTVDGVNATVNGVHIELEVYDAGTIRVIKYPEGAHFKKNSLAVIKSPDGNIPKKVFKRGNLVILETSALKTTLDRSTGKVSFSKLNNDLLFSERDNGAVFSPDKNADANSYDVKQSFTLDSNEVIYGLGEQQNGRLNQRGQDNLLVQGNGKVSIPFFQSVKGYGIYWDNYSPTRFIDNKAGTSFDSQVGNGIDYYFMKGANGDSVVAQMRFLTGQAPLLPLWVYGYNQSKERYKTQFELLDVVKKYRALHVPLDGIIQDWQYWGTDSNWNAMSFDSIRFPRPKKMIDSVHQLHAHIFIVAWPGFGPKTKQYSEFKKKSMLLNFDTWPPNSGTKVYDVYDPIARDIYWRYLNKGVFSLGSDAWWLDSSEPDHLNEKDSDFNQHTYLGTYRSVRNAFPLEHIKGVYAHQRQTTSKKRVVILTRSAFAGQQRFASNTWSGDVTSSWESFRNQIPAGLNFSLTGLPYWNTDIGGFFANDYVKGGGAKNPAFQELYTRWLQFGTFMPMMRSHGTAIPREIYQFGKKGDRIYDVLEKYIKLRYSLLPYIYSTAWQVTNHSGSFMRALAMDFIKDRNVYNIGGEYMFGKSFLVSPVTEKGAKEQQVYLPVGASWYDFWTGELQKGGQYIHRATPIEIMPLYVRAGSIIPWGPEVQYATEKKWDNLELRIYPGADADFTLYEDENDNYDYEKGLYSEIKFHWNDKAHELTIGKKNGHFPGMLEARKFKIVLVKQDHGSGSNLTMNVDKLVNYNGEKVLIKL, from the coding sequence ATGAAGAAAACTGTATTAATCGTGCTATTAGCCGGGATAGGAAGTTTTGTATTCCTCCAGAAATTGCGCGCGCAGTCAAATTATAAAAAAACAGTTGATGGCGTAAATGCAACGGTAAACGGCGTACATATTGAATTGGAAGTTTATGATGCAGGAACTATTAGGGTCATTAAATACCCGGAGGGCGCGCATTTCAAAAAGAACAGCCTTGCCGTCATTAAGAGCCCGGATGGAAATATCCCAAAGAAGGTTTTTAAAAGAGGTAATCTAGTAATTCTGGAAACTTCTGCTTTGAAGACAACTTTGGATAGGAGTACCGGTAAGGTTTCCTTCTCTAAATTGAATAACGATTTGTTGTTTTCTGAGCGGGATAATGGTGCTGTTTTCAGTCCTGATAAAAATGCAGACGCCAATAGTTATGATGTAAAGCAGTCTTTTACCTTGGATAGTAATGAAGTTATTTATGGGCTTGGAGAACAACAGAACGGTCGATTAAATCAAAGAGGGCAGGATAACTTATTGGTACAGGGAAATGGAAAAGTGTCCATACCTTTTTTTCAATCGGTTAAGGGATATGGCATTTATTGGGATAATTATTCGCCGACCCGGTTTATAGATAATAAAGCAGGAACTTCTTTTGATTCCCAGGTAGGAAACGGTATAGATTATTATTTTATGAAAGGGGCTAATGGAGACAGTGTTGTTGCGCAGATGCGCTTTTTAACGGGTCAAGCACCATTATTACCCTTGTGGGTCTATGGTTATAATCAATCCAAAGAAAGATATAAGACCCAGTTTGAGTTGCTAGATGTGGTTAAGAAATATAGAGCTTTGCATGTTCCCCTGGATGGTATTATACAAGACTGGCAATATTGGGGTACCGACAGTAATTGGAATGCAATGAGCTTTGACTCTATTAGGTTTCCGAGACCGAAGAAGATGATAGATAGTGTACATCAATTGCATGCACATATTTTTATTGTTGCATGGCCAGGATTTGGCCCTAAAACAAAACAATACAGCGAGTTTAAGAAAAAATCGATGCTATTAAATTTTGATACCTGGCCTCCTAACAGTGGCACGAAGGTATACGATGTTTACGACCCAATTGCAAGAGATATTTACTGGCGATATTTGAATAAAGGAGTTTTTTCTTTAGGCTCAGATGCGTGGTGGCTGGATTCATCAGAACCCGATCACTTGAATGAAAAAGACAGTGATTTTAATCAACATACTTATTTGGGCACTTATCGAAGTGTAAGAAATGCATTTCCATTAGAACATATTAAGGGTGTCTATGCGCACCAACGGCAAACAACATCTAAAAAGCGGGTGGTGATTTTGACCAGATCAGCTTTTGCCGGCCAGCAGCGCTTTGCTTCTAATACTTGGAGTGGAGATGTTACCTCGAGTTGGGAATCTTTTCGTAATCAAATTCCTGCTGGTTTAAATTTCTCATTAACCGGACTTCCCTATTGGAATACAGATATAGGAGGTTTCTTTGCGAATGATTATGTAAAAGGTGGTGGGGCTAAAAATCCGGCGTTCCAAGAATTATATACGCGGTGGCTACAGTTTGGAACTTTTATGCCGATGATGCGCTCTCACGGAACAGCGATTCCCAGAGAGATTTATCAATTTGGGAAAAAAGGAGACAGGATTTATGATGTTTTAGAAAAATATATAAAACTACGCTATAGTCTTTTGCCATATATATACAGTACCGCTTGGCAGGTAACTAATCATAGTGGATCATTTATGCGGGCATTAGCAATGGATTTTATAAAAGACAGAAATGTATATAATATCGGAGGTGAATATATGTTTGGCAAATCTTTCTTGGTTTCACCAGTTACGGAGAAGGGTGCAAAAGAACAACAAGTTTATTTGCCAGTAGGAGCCTCTTGGTATGACTTCTGGACTGGAGAATTACAGAAAGGAGGACAATATATTCATCGAGCTACGCCGATTGAGATTATGCCTCTTTACGTTAGAGCGGGATCCATAATCCCTTGGGGGCCAGAGGTGCAATATGCGACAGAAAAGAAATGGGATAACCTTGAGCTAAGAATATATCCCGGTGCGGATGCCGATTTCACTTTATATGAGGATGAAAATGATAACTATGATTACGAGAAAGGGCTTTATTCTGAAATAAAGTTTCATTGGAATGATAAAGCTCATGAGTTGACTATTGGTAAAAAGAATGGCCATTTTCCGGGTATGTTAGAGGCAAGGAAATTTAAGATAGTCTTAGTGAAGCAAGACCACGGTTCTGGGTCTAATCTAACAATGAATGTTGATAAACTTGTAAACTATAATGGAGAAAAAGTTCTGATAAAATTGTAA
- a CDS encoding glycoside hydrolase family 127 protein yields MIDHTNLNSSKSKNSFSIFMCLFVFCLLFVSSASAQERLYPNEFPLQDVILLNSPFKTARDLNIKTLLQYKVDRLLAPYRKEAGWVPKDSSYPNWIGLDGHIGGHYLSALAMNVAATDNAACRKRMDYMIDELKACQEANTLHHPSWGKGYLGGIPNSAAIWSTLKAGDFKAYHAAWVPWYNVHKMYAGLRDVWLYTGNKEAKEMFLNFCDWGIFITAKLSEQQMQSMLDTEHGGMDEMFADAYQMTGDKKYIIAAERFSHHVILDPMSKGIDNLDNKHANTQIPKVVGFQRIAELTENQKFVKAASFFWEAVTTHRSLAFGGNSRKEFFPSAAACMDYIHDVEGPESCNSYNMLKLTEDLFRTHPLAKYADYYERTLYNHILSIQNPITGGYVYFTPVRPRSYKVYSAPNEAMWCCVGSGMEDHSKYNQFIYTHQQDSLYLNLFIASILNWKEKGVEIKQQTTFPYEEKTKLIITKGRSHFTLMIRYPEWVSKGKLQIKVNGKALIYDKNPGSYIGINRQWKKGDVIEVLLPMHNSIEHLPNVPDYIAIMHGPILLGAKTGTEDMKGMIADDSRWGHIPSGKMLPLNTAPIIIADSLSEITNSLVPIKNKPLYFTTPNLQLINPIHVVLEPFYKIQQSRYMMYWLTLNKTQYHRYLDSIAHTEKEALALQNRTIDFVAPGEQQPEVDHHLQKINSNTGNYLNEFWREASKGGYFSYELSTNGQSNLSLMVRYFGKEEGDRKFDIYIDGQKLISFDNTERWNQSHFFNVTYPIPNNLLNGKNQITVKFQALPESTVGAVYYVRVLKNNI; encoded by the coding sequence ATGATTGATCATACAAATTTGAACAGTTCGAAGTCTAAAAATTCTTTCAGCATATTTATGTGCCTGTTTGTATTTTGTTTACTATTTGTTTCAAGTGCGTCGGCACAGGAACGCTTATACCCCAATGAGTTTCCATTGCAGGATGTGATCTTACTGAATAGTCCATTTAAAACAGCAAGAGATTTGAATATTAAAACTTTACTGCAATATAAAGTCGATCGGTTACTTGCTCCCTATAGAAAAGAAGCGGGCTGGGTCCCCAAAGATTCTAGTTATCCCAATTGGATCGGGCTTGATGGGCATATAGGCGGTCATTATCTTTCCGCTTTAGCGATGAATGTTGCTGCGACCGATAATGCAGCCTGCAGAAAACGGATGGATTATATGATTGACGAATTAAAAGCTTGTCAGGAAGCCAATACCCTTCATCATCCCAGTTGGGGAAAAGGTTATCTGGGGGGTATTCCCAATAGCGCAGCCATTTGGTCAACTTTAAAAGCAGGTGATTTTAAGGCCTACCATGCTGCTTGGGTGCCCTGGTATAATGTACATAAAATGTATGCCGGCCTGCGTGATGTCTGGTTATATACAGGTAATAAAGAAGCAAAAGAAATGTTCCTGAATTTTTGTGATTGGGGGATATTTATTACGGCTAAGTTGTCTGAACAACAGATGCAGTCTATGTTGGATACAGAGCATGGAGGAATGGATGAAATGTTTGCCGATGCCTATCAAATGACAGGAGATAAGAAATATATCATTGCTGCCGAGCGTTTTTCACATCATGTAATTTTAGACCCGATGTCTAAAGGAATTGATAATCTGGATAATAAACATGCCAATACGCAGATACCGAAAGTAGTAGGTTTTCAGCGAATCGCAGAGCTGACAGAAAACCAAAAATTTGTCAAAGCTGCCAGCTTCTTTTGGGAAGCGGTTACCACCCATCGTTCATTAGCTTTCGGTGGAAACAGCCGGAAAGAATTTTTTCCAAGCGCAGCCGCTTGTATGGATTATATCCATGATGTAGAAGGCCCGGAGTCTTGTAATTCCTACAATATGCTCAAACTAACCGAAGATTTATTTAGAACGCATCCCTTGGCTAAGTATGCAGATTATTATGAAAGAACATTGTATAATCATATTCTATCCATTCAAAATCCAATAACGGGAGGATATGTATATTTCACACCCGTAAGACCCAGAAGTTATAAAGTATATTCGGCACCTAATGAAGCCATGTGGTGCTGTGTAGGATCAGGAATGGAGGACCATAGTAAGTACAACCAGTTTATTTATACACACCAACAGGATTCCTTATACCTAAATTTATTTATTGCATCTATCTTAAATTGGAAAGAAAAAGGCGTTGAAATAAAACAGCAGACAACCTTTCCTTATGAAGAAAAAACAAAGCTCATCATTACAAAAGGCAGATCTCATTTTACCTTAATGATCCGTTACCCGGAATGGGTCTCCAAAGGAAAATTACAGATAAAAGTCAATGGTAAGGCCCTTATTTATGATAAAAATCCCGGATCCTATATTGGTATTAATCGCCAATGGAAGAAAGGAGATGTGATAGAAGTATTACTGCCCATGCACAACAGCATTGAACACCTGCCCAACGTACCTGATTATATCGCCATTATGCACGGACCCATTCTTTTAGGCGCAAAGACCGGTACAGAAGACATGAAAGGTATGATAGCCGACGATAGTAGATGGGGGCATATACCCAGCGGTAAAATGTTACCCTTAAATACCGCACCTATCATTATTGCAGATAGCCTCTCAGAAATTACAAATAGCCTGGTTCCGATAAAAAATAAGCCACTTTATTTTACTACCCCCAATCTACAATTGATAAATCCGATACATGTTGTATTAGAGCCCTTCTATAAAATCCAGCAGTCAAGATATATGATGTATTGGCTGACTTTGAACAAAACGCAATATCATCGTTATCTAGATTCTATTGCCCATACAGAAAAGGAAGCCTTGGCTTTACAAAATAGAACAATTGATTTTGTAGCCCCCGGAGAACAGCAACCGGAAGTCGATCACCATTTGCAAAAAATAAATTCCAATACAGGTAACTATCTGAATGAGTTTTGGCGGGAGGCTTCTAAAGGCGGCTATTTTAGCTATGAGCTTTCCACAAACGGGCAATCAAACTTGTCTTTAATGGTGCGCTATTTTGGTAAAGAAGAGGGGGATAGAAAATTTGATATTTATATTGATGGTCAGAAATTAATATCCTTTGATAATACAGAAAGATGGAATCAGTCTCACTTTTTTAATGTTACCTATCCTATTCCCAATAATCTACTAAACGGTAAAAATCAGATAACAGTAAAGTTTCAGGCTTTACCTGAAAGTACCGTTGGTGCTGTATATTATGTTCGTGTGTTGAAAAATAATATATAA
- a CDS encoding LacI family DNA-binding transcriptional regulator, giving the protein MKKRKSITDIARELNVAISTVSAVLNGKTEERRIGEATKKRVLDYTLNAGYKPNQIARSLRTGKSNIIGMLVEEIANPFFAEITSKVEKKAAQHNYELIYSSTENDVNKIDRLITTYKNRQVDGFIIAPTIGSEKKIKELIEDKTPLVLFDRYLPTLATNNVLINNFNGIYIAMEHLKKSGYMNIGFISTNSRQTNMQDRLSGYRSFVNEHNWDASILEIDFKIGDTIKPSVISKYLLKNLQLDALIFSTNYIALCGLSALQQIQKSISKTYGIISFDDNTHFDLFKPSITTIAQPIEDIAEGIIQTLLLKMKEENYNSPIITKTFEPKLIIRESTKK; this is encoded by the coding sequence ATGAAAAAGCGCAAATCCATAACTGATATTGCTAGAGAATTGAATGTTGCAATAAGTACCGTTTCGGCTGTTTTAAATGGCAAAACTGAAGAAAGAAGAATTGGAGAAGCCACCAAAAAGAGGGTACTGGACTACACTTTGAATGCGGGTTATAAGCCTAACCAAATAGCCAGAAGTCTGAGAACAGGAAAGAGTAATATCATCGGTATGCTTGTAGAAGAAATCGCGAATCCTTTTTTTGCAGAAATTACCAGTAAAGTTGAGAAAAAAGCTGCTCAGCACAATTATGAATTAATTTACTCAAGTACAGAGAATGATGTCAATAAAATTGATAGATTAATTACTACCTATAAGAATAGACAAGTAGATGGATTTATAATTGCACCAACAATTGGAAGTGAAAAGAAAATAAAAGAATTAATAGAGGACAAAACTCCATTAGTTTTGTTCGATAGATATTTACCAACATTAGCAACGAATAATGTGCTTATAAATAATTTTAATGGTATTTATATAGCAATGGAGCATTTAAAGAAAAGTGGCTATATGAATATTGGATTTATTTCTACAAACTCTAGGCAGACGAACATGCAAGACCGATTGTCTGGTTATCGTTCATTTGTAAATGAGCATAATTGGGATGCTTCTATCCTAGAAATTGATTTCAAAATAGGAGATACAATAAAGCCATCAGTAATAAGCAAATATTTATTAAAGAACTTACAATTAGATGCGTTAATCTTTTCTACCAATTACATTGCACTATGTGGTTTGTCTGCATTGCAGCAAATTCAAAAAAGCATTTCTAAAACTTATGGGATTATAAGTTTTGATGATAATACACATTTCGATTTATTTAAACCTTCCATAACAACTATAGCACAACCAATTGAAGATATTGCGGAAGGGATTATACAAACACTTCTATTAAAAATGAAAGAAGAAAATTACAATTCACCAATTATTACAAAAACTTTTGAGCCAAAATTAATTATTAGAGAATCTACAAAAAAATAA
- a CDS encoding sugar porter family MFS transporter → MKKYTILISGVAALGGLLFGFDTAVIAGAISGLKDYFALNNGDIGLVVAAASIGCIPGAFFSGRLADKYGRKKMMLLTAVLYVITSIGSGIAGSFAQLVIYRFVGGVAIGMASTLAPIYISEVAPASFRGRLGMMQQLAIVLGILIAFISNYALANTGFAFITAHNQWRFMLAAALIPSLIFFFLLALVPESPRWLILNDKLVQAKKVFTRIYEDEAAEKEVNIVKADIQKSSTKFRFRDIFSKKYKRVVLIGIVFAAIAQLTGINIIFYYAPLIFEKTHVGGSVLFQTVLTGIVNLIFTLIAFALIDRVGRKKLLLWGSTIMGFCMFIIGFLFYENRLGNYFVLITVFVYIAAFASTWGAVLWVYVAEIFPNRIRGHATSFAIFGNWSANAIVSYTFPIMLAGIGAPATFFSYGIINLAMILFVSKYIFETKGVPLERIEERYQNVS, encoded by the coding sequence ATGAAGAAGTATACTATTTTAATCTCAGGCGTTGCCGCATTAGGTGGTCTATTATTTGGTTTTGATACCGCCGTTATCGCAGGGGCTATCTCCGGATTAAAAGATTATTTTGCGCTTAATAATGGAGATATAGGTTTGGTGGTGGCTGCCGCCTCCATCGGATGCATTCCTGGTGCATTTTTTTCAGGAAGATTGGCAGATAAATATGGTAGAAAAAAAATGATGTTGTTAACTGCTGTCTTATATGTGATTACTTCAATAGGCAGTGGTATCGCCGGAAGTTTTGCACAATTGGTTATTTATCGTTTTGTAGGTGGGGTAGCCATTGGTATGGCCTCAACCTTGGCTCCAATTTATATATCCGAGGTTGCCCCGGCAAGTTTTAGGGGGCGTTTGGGGATGATGCAGCAATTGGCGATAGTGCTGGGCATCTTAATTGCTTTTATCTCCAATTATGCGCTTGCAAATACAGGCTTTGCGTTTATTACGGCACATAACCAGTGGCGTTTTATGTTGGCCGCCGCTTTAATTCCCTCTCTTATTTTCTTCTTTTTATTGGCATTGGTGCCGGAAAGCCCACGCTGGTTAATTTTAAATGATAAACTGGTTCAAGCTAAAAAAGTTTTCACAAGAATATATGAAGATGAAGCAGCTGAAAAGGAAGTAAATATTGTAAAAGCGGATATACAAAAATCTTCTACTAAATTTAGGTTTAGAGATATCTTTTCAAAAAAATATAAGCGAGTGGTTTTAATAGGAATTGTATTTGCTGCCATCGCACAACTTACAGGCATCAACATTATTTTTTATTATGCACCCCTAATTTTTGAAAAAACACATGTTGGTGGAAGTGTGCTGTTTCAAACTGTACTCACCGGTATCGTAAATCTAATATTTACATTGATTGCTTTCGCACTTATTGATAGAGTCGGGAGGAAAAAATTACTATTATGGGGGTCTACAATTATGGGATTTTGTATGTTTATAATTGGTTTTTTGTTTTATGAAAATAGACTCGGTAATTATTTTGTATTGATAACGGTGTTTGTTTACATCGCCGCATTTGCAAGTACTTGGGGAGCGGTGCTTTGGGTTTATGTGGCGGAAATATTTCCTAATAGAATCCGTGGACATGCGACCTCTTTTGCCATATTTGGCAATTGGTCGGCTAACGCAATTGTTTCTTATACTTTCCCGATAATGCTTGCTGGTATAGGTGCTCCAGCTACATTTTTTAGCTATGGAATTATTAATTTAGCAATGATTCTATTCGTGAGTAAATACATTTTTGAAACAAAAGGAGTCCCTTTGGAACGGATTGAAGAGCGATATCAAAATGTTTCGTAA
- a CDS encoding glycoside hydrolase family 127 protein, whose amino-acid sequence MKKQLVNNALFFCTLLIPFISIAQYPGQHLNKLSVDTKVPIKAYAFNLANVRLLDGPFKENMKRDEQWIMSIATDRLLHDFRVTAGMKVTSKSLGGWESMDSELRGHTTGHVMSALALLYASTGDSIYKNKGDSLVAGLAQVQMVLNQGGYLSAFPQHLIDRCIAGQQVWAPWYTLHKIMAGLIDMYLYTGDMQALSVAKKMSAWAYEKLRPLTAEQIAVMLKNEFGGMNDAFYNLYSITGNPKDLKLAEIFYNKKLLDPLAAKQDDLGGLHANTQIPKIIGEARGYELTGHTKGKDISDFFWNTVINTQTYATGGNSDKEHFAKPGQLSPHLTGYTQETCNTYNMLKLTRHLFCWTGDETYMDYYEQALYNDILPQQDPETGMVCYFTPLKAGVFKVYSTRFQSFWCCVGTGFENHAKYGEGIYYHNDKGVFVSLFIPSVLNWKEKGIKIIQKTNYPKSANTNLKIITKSPIEMPLYIRYPSWAVSGASITVNGKSIKIKQAPGSFIMLNRKWKNGDNIEVSFPMSLRLVATPDNPKIAAIAYGPMVLAAPMGKEGIVPPAPFSDPLKHDDYYTYDYKIPNKISNQLNISIKDYKNWIKPSGNDNSGDEFSIKDGTTGGVLTLKPFYEIHRGRYNIYWQFK is encoded by the coding sequence ATGAAAAAGCAATTAGTAAATAACGCATTGTTTTTTTGTACCCTACTGATCCCGTTCATATCTATCGCTCAATATCCCGGGCAGCATTTAAATAAACTTTCAGTTGATACAAAAGTTCCAATAAAGGCGTATGCATTCAACCTTGCAAATGTTAGATTGCTAGATGGTCCTTTTAAAGAGAATATGAAAAGAGATGAGCAATGGATAATGTCAATTGCGACGGACAGACTTTTACATGACTTTCGTGTAACCGCTGGTATGAAAGTAACGTCAAAATCATTAGGTGGATGGGAATCCATGGATAGTGAATTAAGAGGTCATACTACCGGGCACGTGATGTCTGCTTTGGCTTTGCTTTATGCGTCAACCGGAGATTCAATTTATAAGAATAAGGGTGATAGTTTGGTAGCAGGTTTGGCACAAGTTCAAATGGTTTTAAATCAAGGTGGTTATTTAAGCGCTTTTCCGCAACATTTAATTGATAGATGCATCGCTGGACAACAAGTTTGGGCTCCTTGGTACACACTTCATAAAATTATGGCCGGTTTAATTGACATGTATCTTTATACTGGTGATATGCAAGCTTTAAGTGTTGCAAAAAAAATGTCTGCTTGGGCTTATGAAAAACTAAGACCGCTCACTGCTGAACAAATTGCAGTAATGCTAAAGAATGAGTTTGGTGGAATGAACGATGCCTTTTACAATCTTTATTCTATAACCGGCAATCCAAAGGATTTAAAATTGGCGGAAATTTTTTATAACAAAAAGTTGTTAGACCCGCTTGCAGCGAAACAAGATGATTTAGGAGGACTACATGCAAATACACAAATTCCAAAAATTATTGGAGAAGCCCGAGGCTACGAATTGACAGGCCATACCAAAGGGAAAGATATTTCCGATTTCTTCTGGAATACTGTTATTAATACTCAAACCTATGCCACTGGGGGTAATAGTGATAAAGAGCATTTCGCAAAACCCGGTCAATTATCTCCGCATTTAACAGGTTATACACAAGAAACTTGCAATACCTATAATATGTTGAAACTTACAAGACATTTGTTTTGTTGGACTGGAGATGAAACGTATATGGACTATTACGAACAGGCTTTATATAATGATATTTTACCGCAACAAGATCCTGAAACTGGAATGGTATGCTATTTTACCCCACTAAAAGCGGGTGTATTTAAGGTTTACAGTACACGTTTTCAATCATTTTGGTGTTGTGTAGGAACTGGCTTTGAGAACCACGCAAAATATGGGGAAGGAATTTATTATCATAATGATAAAGGCGTTTTCGTCTCTTTGTTTATTCCATCGGTTTTAAATTGGAAAGAAAAAGGTATTAAGATTATACAAAAAACAAATTACCCTAAATCGGCTAATACAAATCTAAAAATCATAACTAAGAGCCCGATCGAAATGCCCTTGTATATAAGATACCCCTCTTGGGCGGTGTCAGGGGCATCTATAACCGTTAATGGAAAGTCCATAAAAATTAAGCAAGCACCTGGGAGCTTTATTATGCTAAATAGGAAATGGAAAAATGGCGACAATATTGAAGTCTCTTTCCCAATGTCATTAAGGTTGGTCGCAACCCCCGATAATCCTAAAATCGCGGCGATTGCTTATGGTCCAATGGTACTTGCTGCACCTATGGGAAAGGAAGGTATTGTACCACCAGCACCCTTCTCAGACCCTTTAAAGCACGATGATTACTATACTTATGATTATAAAATCCCCAATAAAATATCTAATCAATTGAATATTTCAATTAAAGATTATAAAAATTGGATTAAACCTTCTGGAAATGATAACAGTGGAGATGAATTTAGCATTAAAGATGGAACTACAGGGGGCGTTCTTACTTTAAAACCATTTTATGAAATTCATAGAGGACGATATAATATTTATTGGCAATTCAAATAA
- a CDS encoding glycoside hydrolase family 88 protein: MKNKLFFAIVLSQVLLLVSCNAQKVDVQNELEFCVQQANKTIAQIPNDSLFPRSISNGNANWDYVNKKDWTSGFWPGILWYLYQYTGDKYFELKADSTTTELTSVAYSPSFDHDLGFMLYNSFGNGYRLTKDSHYKKVLLAAADSLATLYNPKVGTILSWPSMVKKMNWPHNTIIDNMMNLELLFWAAKNGGGQKLYDIAVKHAETTMKNQFRPDYSNYHVVVYDTTTGKVIKRITHQGYSNSSMWARGQSWAIYGFTMVYRETHDKKFLDFAENVANVYLERLPKDLIPYWDFNAPNIPNAPRDASAAAVTASALLELSTYIVDKRVSEKYFNKAVRMLEELSSAKYQSREKNDAFLLHSTGNMPIQGEVDVPIIYADYYYIEALLRLKEIEKKHKLILE, encoded by the coding sequence ATGAAGAATAAATTATTTTTTGCAATTGTTTTAAGCCAAGTATTACTTCTAGTAAGTTGCAATGCTCAAAAAGTTGATGTTCAAAATGAACTTGAATTTTGTGTACAACAAGCAAACAAAACCATCGCTCAAATTCCCAATGATTCACTTTTTCCTAGAAGTATTTCAAATGGAAATGCTAATTGGGATTATGTAAATAAAAAAGATTGGACTAGTGGATTTTGGCCGGGTATTTTGTGGTATTTATATCAATATACCGGAGATAAATATTTCGAGCTAAAAGCAGATAGTACAACCACGGAATTGACCTCTGTTGCTTATAGTCCTTCCTTTGATCACGATTTGGGATTTATGTTATATAATAGTTTTGGTAACGGCTATAGGTTAACAAAAGATAGTCATTATAAAAAGGTATTACTGGCTGCTGCTGATAGTTTGGCTACTTTGTATAATCCTAAAGTGGGAACTATTCTTTCCTGGCCATCTATGGTCAAGAAGATGAATTGGCCACACAATACTATTATCGACAATATGATGAATTTAGAATTGCTTTTTTGGGCGGCTAAAAATGGTGGCGGACAAAAATTATATGATATAGCGGTTAAACATGCAGAAACGACCATGAAAAATCAGTTTAGACCCGATTACTCAAACTATCATGTAGTTGTTTATGATACTACTACGGGAAAGGTAATTAAAAGAATTACCCATCAGGGATATTCCAATTCTTCAATGTGGGCAAGAGGACAATCTTGGGCCATTTATGGTTTTACAATGGTTTATCGGGAAACACATGACAAGAAATTTTTAGATTTTGCAGAGAATGTGGCGAACGTTTATTTAGAAAGACTTCCGAAAGATTTAATTCCTTACTGGGATTTCAATGCTCCCAATATTCCTAATGCACCAAGAGATGCTTCAGCGGCAGCAGTTACTGCCTCTGCCTTGTTGGAATTGTCAACTTATATAGTAGATAAAAGGGTGTCAGAAAAATATTTTAATAAAGCTGTGAGAATGCTTGAAGAACTTTCGAGTGCTAAGTATCAGAGTAGAGAAAAAAATGATGCCTTTTTATTGCATTCTACGGGTAATATGCCCATTCAAGGTGAGGTAGATGTGCCTATTATTTATGCTGATTATTACTATATAGAGGCATTGTTGCGATTAAAAGAAATTGAAAAAAAGCATAAACTTATTTTAGAATGA